The Nisaea sp. DNA segment TCGGCGCGTGCCGCCGCCAGCGTACCGTCCGTCGACCCATCGTCGAACAGGATGATTTCCACCGGCTCGTCCGCGTCCAGCATGGTCGCAGAGCGGAGTGCCCGTGCGACATGTGCCTCCGCCTGGAAAGCAGTGGTGACAACGGAAACGAGAGGGGATTGGGCCGCCAGCATGTGTCCTCTGGTTAAAACGCGGGCAGGGCTGTTAACCTATCAGATCGATACTCTGTCGTATATCGTGTCGGATCACGGGTTTCAGTGCTTTCGCAACCGGTTGTGCCGCAGTTTTGTGCAGTTTGGTTAATAGATCGTGTGCGCCATGACTCTTCGCAGATTATTTTTCGAGTGTTTCAGGCGCCCCCTGCGGGACTGGCTTCAGGAGCGCAGGCTGAGACAGGCGGTCGCGATGGGTGCGCCGCTGAAGATCGTGCTCGGCGGGACGGCCCCGGCGCCGGACTGGTTCGGCTCCGATATCGGCTTTTTCGATGCGACGCGTGCGGCTGCTTGGGCGGAGCTTATCGGGCATGAGGGTGCGGTCGACCGGCTGCTTGCCGAGCATGTGTTCGAGCATATTCCGCCGGAGTTGATCCCGGTCGTGTTGGAGAACGCGTTCCGCTATCTGAAGACGGGCGGAACCATCCGGATTGCGGTTCCGGACGGACACAATCCCAACCCTGACTATATACGGCATGTCGAGCCCGGCGGTATCGGCCCCGGCGCGGACGACCACAAGCAACTCTTCACAATAGAGAGCCTGAGCGCCGCGCTGGAGGTTGCCGGATTCCGGGTTGAGCCCGGAGAGTGGTTCGATAGTGCAGGACGCTTCCACGAAGAACAGTGGAGTGAGGAGCGGGGCCATATCTACCGCTGCAAACGGCACGGCACTCCGGACAAGAGTTTCCCCTCCTCGCACCTCTCGCTGCTGGTGGATGGGGTCAAGCCGTGACCGGCCCAATGTCTTTGAACAATATCCGATAGCGGGCCGTCGTGATTTCGCCTGGCGGTGGGGGTGGTGCGGCATTGGACCAGACCCGCAGCCGCCCGCTGATCCCGTATTGCGGCGCCGCAGCGGTGACCTCGGTCAGCGGCAGATCGCTTTCCAGCCGTGCTCCGTCGAGCGCAAACGCGGCGCCGTCTCTCGCCTCCTGTTCGGGCTTGGCCGACGCAGGCA contains these protein-coding regions:
- a CDS encoding methyltransferase domain-containing protein; the encoded protein is MGAPLKIVLGGTAPAPDWFGSDIGFFDATRAAAWAELIGHEGAVDRLLAEHVFEHIPPELIPVVLENAFRYLKTGGTIRIAVPDGHNPNPDYIRHVEPGGIGPGADDHKQLFTIESLSAALEVAGFRVEPGEWFDSAGRFHEEQWSEERGHIYRCKRHGTPDKSFPSSHLSLLVDGVKP